The window GGTGCAGGGCCAGGCGAGGTCCCTCGGCTGCGCTCGGGATGGCGGAGAGGGAGGCAAGCGTGCGCTACCGTCGGTCGATTCGACAGCTGCCGTTCATCCTGCTGGCGTACGTCGCGCTCGGACTGCAACGCGGGCTCGAGCCGTTCCTGACGCACCGATTCGGCGGCGGCGGGTGGGCACAGGTCGACCTGCCCTACGTCGCGGCGGCCGGGATCGCGGCGATGGTTCCGCGGGAGTCGGCAGGCGTGGCGGCGTTCCTCGTCGGGCTGGCCCACGACGTCACTGCCGGCGGGCCGATTGGGCCGAGGGCCGTCGGTTACGGACTGGCAGGTCTGATCATCGCCCGGAGCCAACCGCGCTCGCCGGCCGTCTTTGCGGGACTCGCATCAGCCGGAGCGATCGTCGCGGCACTGGTCGTCTGGCTGCTGATCGCGCTCGGCGGCGGGCGACAGACGATCGTCGGCGGGTCGACCACCGGCCTCTTCACCGCAGCCGTCGCCGCCCTCATGGCCTGGCCGACGTGGAAGTTACGCACGCGACTTTCCGCCGCCGATCGTCGCCTGTAACCTCGGCGTACCACCAGTCCACGGAAGGACGCTCATGTTTGAAAGACGCGCACGAGGCGTGCTCGCCCTGCTCATCCTCGCCTGCTGCGGCTTGCTCGCAAGAGCGGCCCAGGTCCAGCTTGTCGAGTCCGAAAGCTGGCAAGCCGCCGCCGAGGCCGCGCTCACACGCACCTCGCTCACCGAAGCCGCCCGCGGCCGCCTGCTCGATCGCCACGGCCAGGTCATCGCCCACGACGTGCCGTGCAACGACGCGGCGATGGCCTACTGGTTCGTCCAGGACCCGCCCGACCCGAACCGCCTCTGGCTCGTCGCACGCGACCTCGCCCGCCAAACGCCCGGCTACCGCGCCGCCACGACCGCCGAACAGGTTCGCCGCGTCGAGGCCGCGATGCCCGAAGCCCAGCAGCGGATCGACGCGCTGTGGCACCAGCTCGCCACGATCGGCGAGGTCACGGGCAACGAGATGTCTCTGCGTCGACGCACGATCCTCGAACGCGTCGAGGCCCGTCGTCGCGACGTCGTCCTGCGTCGCTATCAGCGCGCGATGGCCGAGCACGAGCAGCAAGACGCCTCGCCTTGGTGGCGGAAGTTCCTTCTCGGCAACGAAGACGCCCCGCCGGAGCTGGCGGAGTTTGAAGAGCCCATCGCCGACGAGGAGCAGGCGCATGTCGTCCTGCGCGACATCAGCAACGAGCAGTACAACCAGCTCGTCAAGCTCCGGGCCGACCTCCTGCCGACGTTGTCCGAGTCGCTGCGACTCACCGCTGGCAGCACGCGCGTCTATCCGTCGGGAACCACCGCCGCCCACGTCGTCGGGCGCATCGGCGAGGTCGACGCGAACGACATCGAGCGCGACCCCGAGCTCGACGACGAGCTTCGTCGCTTCCTGCCGGGCGACCTCACGGGCAAAGGCGGACTCGAAGCCCTGGCCGAGCGACAGCTCCGCGGCACGCGCGGCCGAATCGAGCGCGACCTCGCCGCTGGCGGTCGCGACATCGAGGCAGAGCCCGTTGCCGGCGTCGACGTCACGACGACGCTCGACCTCGACCTGTGCGACGACGTGCGCGAGGCCTTCAATCACGTCGATTTCCGCTGGCCAGCCGAATATCCCGGCGAGCCGACCGAGCACCGCATCGAGGTCGGCCCGATGTACGGCTCGGCCGTCGTGATCGACGTCGAGTCGGGAGGCGTTTTGGCGATGGTCAGCGCGCCCGACTACGACGCCAACGAATACGTCGAGCTCTCGCAAGACCTCTGGGCCGACGAGATGAATCGGCCGCTGCTGAACCGCGCGACGCTCTTCGCCACGACGCCCGGCAGCACGGTCAAGCCGCTCGTCGGACTCGGCGCGATCTCCGACGGCCTGATCGATCCGAGCGACACCATCTGCTGCGACGGCCACCTGCACATCCACATCGACGGCAAGCTGACCACCTTCACGCAGAGCTTCCGCTGCTGGACGGCCAAGATGTTCCCCAACAGCGTGCAGGGCCACCAGATGCCGCCGCAGGACCCGCACCCGACGCCGGGACTCAACCCGTTCGACCCGAACCCGGGCGACCTGACCTTTGCCGACGCGATCCAGCGGTCGTGCAACATCTTCTTCGAAACGCTCGGCCATCAGGGCGGGCACGAACAGCTCTCGAGCTGGCTCGGCCAGTTCGGCCTGGGCGAGCCGACCGGCATCGGCCTGCCTGAGAAACGGGGTCTGACCCCGTTCCTCGTCGAAGGCGCGACGGCCGCCGAGCAGATGCGCAGCGCCATCTTCGGCTCGATGGGTCAGGGTGCTGTCGAAGCCACGCCAATGCAGATGGCAGACGTCGCCGCGACCTTGGCGCGTGATGGCAAACGCCTTCGGCCGCGGCTGGTCGACGACGGAACGCGCGACGTCGTCGATCTCGGCCTCGATCGCGTCGCCCTCGACCAGATGCACCGCGGCATGGAGGCCGTCGTCAACACGCGCGGCGGCAGCGGATATCGCATCAACGAACGACTGCCCGTCACCATCGCCGGCAAGACCGGCTCGGCCCAGGCGTTCCGGCTCACGCTCGCCGAACGCGACCTCGACGGCCAGCCCGTCCGCGATGACAACGGCCGCATCAGGTACCGCCGCATGGACGACCTCTCGACCCGCGGCAAACCCAATCCGGCCGCGCCGTGGTATCGCCGCAGCAACCACCCGAGCGAGGAGCGCGTCGAGGTGACGCACGCCTGGTTCATCGGCTACGCCCCGGCCGACGACCCGAAGGTCGCCTTCGCCGTCTTCGTCGAGTACGGCGGCTCCGGCGGCTACTCCGCCGGCAGCGTCGCAGCGCAGATCGTTCAAGCCCTCACGAACCGTGGCTACCTCCAAGCCAAGCGAACCCCCGACCCCGACCGACCGGGATATTTTGTCGTCACGCATTGAGCCTCGACGAAAACACCACGATATCAGTGAAATCCGCGCATCCTCACGATCGTTGAAGCCGAAGGCTGAGCGAAGCGATGCCTCGGAACGAGGGGCCAGTGGTTGTCGTTCCGAGGCATCGCTTCGCTCAACCTCCGGCTTCGTCTCGTTGACTCGGTGTACTGATTGTCGGGGTCGATCGACCTTCGATGAGCGACACCATGCAGAAGACCGAGACCCAAACCGTCTACCGGGGCAATCGCATCGACATCGAACGTCACACGTTCGTCGACGCGTCGGGACGCGAAGTCACCAAGGAGATCGGACGCCACGTCGGCGCATGCTGCGTCCTGGCGATGCCCGATCCGGACCACGTCGTGCTGATCCGCAACCGACGTGCGGCACTCGACGACGTGCTCTGGGAACTCCCCGCCGGCACGCTCGAACCGCCCGAGCCGCCGATCGAGACGGCGAAGCGCGAGCTCGTCGAAGAGGCCGGCTTCGTCGCGGGCCACATCGAGCCGCTGCTCACCTTCTGGACAGCGCCTGGCCTGTGGGACGAGAAGATGCACGCCTTCCTCGCCACAGATCTCACGCCCGCCGAGCAGGCACTCGAAGCCGGCGAAGAGATCGAGCCACACGTCCTGCCCTACGCCGACGCCCTCGACCTCATCCGCACCGGCGACCTCGTCGACGGCAAGTCGATGACCACGCTCCTCTGGTACGACCGCTTCCGACGTCAGAAGTAGGGTGGACCCAGGTCCACCTCCGGACGCAGATGGTGGACCGGGGCCGGCCCTACGAGCTTGCCCGCGTCGCCCCCTCCGTCATCCTGAGCGAGCGCAGCGAGTCGAAGGACCTCGCAGCGACACGCCACAGCAGACGCGTCCAACGGCGAGGTCCCTCGGCTGCGCTCGGGATGACAGAGAAGGAACCCGCCACTCACTCCTCGATCAGCAGCTCTTCGCCTGGAATGGTGCGGAACACCTCTTCCGTGCTCGTCTGCCCACGGGCGACCTGGAGCAGCGCGGCCTTGCGGAACTCGAGCATGCCGTCCTTGATCGCCTGCTGACGCACCTCGGTCGCGCGGGCGTTGTTGGCGATCAGCGTGCGGATCGACGGCGTGATCTCCATGATCTCGAAGACGCCCGTCCGGCCGCGGTAACCGCTCATGTGGTTGCTCTCGGCAGGCACGGGCGCGTAGAGCTTTTCGCCCTCGCCGGGCTGGAGCATGTCGCGGATGTCCTCGAAGGCGTCAGTTCCAAGGTCCATCTCGCGACGCGTCTCCGGGTCGAGCGTGCGGACCAGCCGCTGGGCGACCACACCGCGCAATCCCCCGGCGAGGAAGTGGTCCGGAATGCCATACGCCCGCATGCTCTGGACGGCCCCGGCGGTGCTCTGGGCGTGAAGCGTGGCAAAGACCAGGATGCCGCTGTTGGCCGCACGGACAGCGGTCATGGCGGTTTCGGCGTCGCGTACCTCGCCGACCATGATGACGTCGGGATTCTGCCGCAGGACCGCCCGCAGCAGCTCCGCGAAGCCAAGGCCGATGTCGTGGTTCACCTGCGTCTGACGCAGGCCTTCGACGCTGTACTCGACAGGGTCTTCGATCGTGTTGATCTTGCGGGAGCCGTCATTGAGGCTCATGAGCGTCGCGTACAGCGTGGCCGTCTTGCCGCTGCCCGTCGGGCCGGTGATGAGCACGAGCCCGCCCGGGTTGCCGATCATGCGGCGGTACTTGGACAGCTGCTTCTCGAACATGCCGAGGTTGTCGAGCTTGTAGAGATTTGCGTCGCGGTTGAAGAGCCGCATCGCCGCGTCTTCGCCGTAAAGCGTCGGGATGACGCTGACGCGGAGGTCGACGCTGCCCATCTCGTCGTTGGCCTTGTGAGACGGCGTCCAGATCCATCGCCCCTCGTCGGGCTGACGTGCGTCGCCGCCGGTCATGCGGGCGTTGTTTTTGACGTACGCCACGGCCCGCTTGCCCTGGTCGCGCGACATGCTGGCGATCTGCCGGACCACGCCCAGGTGCCGGACCTCCACGACGACGCGATTGTCGTACGCACAGAAGAACAGGTCACTCGACCCCATGGCCGCCGCGCGGGCGACGAGCCGATCGACGGCCTCCTCGGCCGAGAGAATGGCGACGTCGGTCTGCGGAATCTCGGAAGCGACGCCGGGCGTGCCGGGAGTGGTGGTCATGAGATCGGAAAGGAGGAGGGCGAAGGGAGGAGGGAGGAAGGCCGGAAGCGACAGGGTGGAACGACCTGGCCTCGTTCAGTGCTTCGTGCTGACTCACCCGCCGTTGGCGGCGGCGACTTCTTTGGCGGCGGCTTCGTCGTCGACGATCGGGACGACGCGGCCGACCTTCAGCAGGTCGAGCACCTGTCGGACGGCGGGCTGGACCTCGTAGACGACGAACGTGCCGCCACCGTCGGCAACCTTCTTATGCGAGCCGATCAGCCAGCCGACGGCCGACGAGTCGATGTACTGGGTGTCACCCATGTCGAGCAGGATGCGGCTGCCGGACCAGTTCTGGCCGATGACGCCGCTGAGCGGGTTGTCGCCGGCGGGGTCGATGTCGGCGGAGGTGATGTTGCCGCTCGTTGCGATCTTGACGATGCCGTCACGCTCGATGGACACCAGTTGCAGCTTCATAGTGGTCTTGGGGTGGGCCTGAACGCTCGAATAGGGCCGCCTGAGGGCTCGCCGAAGGGAGCCGATCCCGTCGGATCGGGACATGCCGGCCTTGCGGTTTGGCCGGCTTGAGACGGTAGCACAAGCCTGCCAACGGCGAAACGGACCCGTCAGGGCCGATCACGCCAGCAAGACCCGGCCTCGTCCTGCTCGTCGCACCGCACGGGGCGAACTTTCGAGCAGCGACACCGTCGGCTAGACTCATCGGCTCGCTCGGGGCAACGGATGACCTCGAGCGGCCGAAGTCGACCGAACCGTCATGCCGCTGCTCTTCGAGATTTACTCCGGCGGGCGACGATTGACCGACTACCTCGTCCGAGGCGGCCACGCTACCGGACCAGAAAGCCTGCCGCTGGCCGGACGCGTCGCCTTCGAGGAGGGCCTGCTCCGCGTGGAAGTCGGCGAGTCGGACGTCATCGACCCGTACGGCGCCAGCAGCGACCCCGGCGACGAAGCCGCCGCTTACGCCAATCGCCCCGCCGACGCGCCAGCCGTGGGCGTGTCGCTCCTGTGGGACGCGGGCAGCGCCGGCGAGTACGTGCTGGAGACGCCACGCCTTCCGCCGACGCACGAGCCGTACATCCTGAACGTCGAGCTGGCGCGGCATCGGCTGATGCGGCTGATGCAGAAGCAGGAGGATTGGAACCTCTGGGACCTCACGCCCGCTGCTGGCGCTGTCGCCCGGGCCAAGTCGGCCATGTTGATCTTCGCCGAGGCGTTGAGCCTCCTCGACGATCGCCCCGCCGCCTCGATGAAGGCCGACGAAGCCCTGGCCGTCGCCATCCAGGCGGGCGAGATGTTGGCCCGCGTGCACGGCGATCTGCTCATGCAGCGACGCCGCCGAGCCGGCCTGCCGCGGACGCTCTTTGGTGTTCGCGCCGACGTCACCGGCAACGCACCACTCGGCAACGCCGCTTATCGCAGTGCGATCCTCAAACACTTCGACTGCGTCAGCGTCCCGATGCCGTGGCGTCTGATGCAACCCGAAGAAGAGACCTTCGAGACGGCCTCCGTCGACGCGGCCGTCGATCTCGCAGCGCGGGCGAAGCTGCCGATCGTCGCCGGGCCGCTGATCGATCTGTCCGATACGCCAGAGCCGGCCGGCAAAAGCGGCTCGGGCGGCGGCGCGTTGACTGCGGGCGGCGTGCCGGAGTGGTTGTTCCTCTACGAGAACAATTTCGAGGCACTTCGTGATCTGGCGTTTAACTACGTTCGTGCGATTGTGCAGCGCTATCGCCGCGTCGTCAAACTATGGAATGTCGTCTCCGGCATTCATGCAGCACAGAGCTTCGGCCTGACTTTCGAGCAGATGATCGAGCTGACCCGATTGCTGGTCGGGCAGGTCAAAGCCGTGTTGCCCGGGGCCAAGACGCTCGTCACGATTCGCCAACCCTTCGGCGAATATCTGACGGCCGCGAGCGGCTCGGCGACGGCCGTTCCGCCGATGTTGTATGCGGAAATGGTGAGTCAGAGCGGTGTGCAGGTCGACGGCTTTGGCGTGGAAATCGTCACCGGCCGGCCGACGCATGGAAGGCGGGTTCGCGACCTATTTCAGATCAGTGCGATGCTGGATCGGTTTGCAACATTGGGCAAACCTCTATTCGTCACCAGCGTCTCGTGCCCCGACACAACCGGGGGCGACGCCGGCAAGGCGGGACGCTGGGCGGGACCGTGGAGCCGTGAGGTTCAGGCGGCGTGGCTTCGCGACGTGTACAACGTCTCGCTCGCCAAGCCGTACGTGGAGAACGTCGCCTGGTCGGACCTCGTCGACGGCCCGCACAACCAGATCGACGGCGGCGGATTGCTGGACGATCTGCTGGTCGCCAAACCGGCGGCGCAGACGCTGCAACAGATCCGATCCGCCGCCCGGCCGTACCTTCGCGCGGGTCGCGGGACAGTCGCCAACGCCCCGGCGGCGGCCGCCAGTCGTGAGGCGGGGACGCCGTCGGGCAGTCGGTCGTAGTCGGGTCGCCGCATGGACAGAGTTGAGCCGTTTCCCGAGTCCGAAGGGTCGCCGCCGGGTACGGGCCAGGACCCGGCCGAGTGGCCGGCGCGAAAACGCTGGTTCTGGTCGACGCAGCAATTTCGTGCAGTCGCGGCAGTTTCGGCGGTTTTGCTCGCGCTCTACGTGGTGCAGCGACTGGCTCGGCCGACGCTCCTCGCCGACCCGCCGCCACCCGTCGGCGAGCTCGCGCCCGACCTGCTGGACCGGCTCGACCCCAACGTCGCAACCCTCGGCGAGCTGTCGGCCCTTCCGGACATCGGGCCCGCCAAGGCCGAGGCGATCGTCGCGTTTCGCGAGTCCACGGATCGCGTGCCGGCGTTCCGCTCGACCGGCGACCTGCAGGACGTCCGCGGGATCGGCCCGGCGATCGTCGCCAAGCTCCGGCCGCACCTGTTTTTCCCTGATAAAGCCGCAGTTTCAGGCGGCCAGACGACGCGGCCGGCTGGCGAGCCGTGACCGAATCGCGCCCGCAAGATCGCTCGCAGGCGGACGTTGGCCGCGGGCTTCGCGGATGTGCCGGGCCAGCTGCTGCGGGTCGAGCGAAGCGGCTCGCAGCACCGGCAAACCCTGGCCGGCTAAGGCCGGATGGCCTTCGGGCGTCGGGTCGAGCAGCACGGCGTGACGGTCCAGCAACCGATCGAACGCCTCTGCCGTCGAGGCATCTCGCGCGTCGGGCCAGCCTCTGCCAGCCAGCGTGGCCCCGGCCCGGCGAGCCAGCTTGCCGATGCCGCGGACGAAGCTCGGCGTGATGAGCCGCGCCTGCCAGAGCCCACGATCGACGTCAGCCGGATCGACGCCCGACGCGCGCAGCCGGCCGATCAGGTAGGCGTCGCGCCCACCGGCCTCGACCAGGCTGTTAGGTCGGGCCGCCAGCTCATCTGCCATGTTTTCCCAGGAAACACGCTGGCTGCTGAACTCGGCGACGCTCGCCGGCAGTGTGTCGTTGGTCGGCAAATCGAACGCGACGAGCACGCCGCGCCCACCCCCGCCACCGCTGGTCCTCTTGGGTCTCGTCCAGCCGGCGATTGCGATCTGATCGCTTCGCCAGCCCGCCGCCTGCCACGCCTCGCGCCAGCTCGCCTCAGCCAGCACGAGGTGGTCCAGGTCGTTGATCGGTGCGACAGGCGTGCGGTGCTGACTGATCCACGTGACCCACGGCAGCAGCGTCGGCACGACGCTCGGCAGATCGCGACGCAGCACATCGGCCGTCACCAACGCCGACACACCGGCCGTCGCATCGGCAAGGGCCAGCGGCGAGGCGTGTCGCGGGTCGTCGAGGTCGAGCACCCGCGCACCCAGGCCGGCCAAGGCCGACGTGAGCTGGCGACCCGCATCAGCGAGCAAGCGAAAGCCACTGCCCGCTGCGATGAGCACGGGGCCTTCAACGTCGATGGCGGGTTGTTCGAGGCGACGCTGGACCTCGCTCGCCTGCCATGCCGCCGACGCCTCGAGGGCTGACTTGGCCTGGGCGAGCAGCTCGTGGACCTTCGGCCCCTGCACGGCCTCGGCATCGCCGCACAGGTGCAGCGTCCGCGGCAAAACGCGCCCACGATGCCGCCGAGCCGACGCGGCCAGATCGTGCGTCCCTGCAAAACATGCGACTTTCCCCGACGAAATCGCATCGGAGACGTCGCCGCAACCCAAGGCCAAGCGCAGCGATCGCACGTCGGGCCAGACGACAAAGAGGCTTTGGCCGGTCTCGAGTCGGTCCACGATCGCGCGGACGTGGGCGAGGTGGTTGGGCGCGACGAGCAGGATCGCACCGTGCGACGCGTCGAAGTCTTTGGTCAGCCGCTGACCGACGCGTGTCGGCAAGAGCGACCCGCCCAGCCAGCGATCGCCTACGCGTGCGGTCAGGCTGCCGTCGCGCCCGCGGAGCCACGTGACGCCCGGTCCGAAGCCGCCGGTTGCGAGGTCATTCCACTGTTGCCCGTCGACCCGGACCAGCGCACGAGCGTTCGCCTGGAGGTTGGCCAACGCCTCGGCCTGGAGTTTTTCACGGGAACCGGACACCTCTCGTTTATCGGAGTCGCCCGCGTAACCTCTGCACGTGCCCGACGTCTCTGCCGGTTTCCGCTTCGTCAAGATGCACGGCGCGGGCAACGACTACGTGTACGTCGACGCGTCGGCTGAGACACTGCCGAGCGATCTGCCGGCCTTGGCTCGCCGTGTCAGCAATCGCCACTTCGGCATCGGCGGTGACGGCTTGATCGTCGTCCATCCACCCACGCAAGCCGGCTCGGCCGACGTGCGGATGCAGATGTTCAACATCGACGGCAGCGAGGGCTCGATGTGCGGCAACGGCATTCGCTGCGTCGCCAAGTTCGCGGTCGACGAGGGTCTTGTGCAGGCCGACGCGACGAGGCTTCGCGTTGACACTGCGTCGGGAATCAAGGAAATCGAGCTGATTCGCGAGGCCGGCGAGGTCGTCGGGGCAACGGTCGACATGGGCCGACCCGGCTTCGGCGTCGAGGCGGTCGGTGCGGACCCGACGAAGCTGGCCGTCGACGAGACGCACGTCACGCCCGTCGGCCTTGCCCGGCAGGCGGTGCTCGTCTCGACCGGCAACCCGCACGCGGTCGTCTTCGTGGGCGATCTCGAGGACGTGGACGTGCCGAGCGAAGGCCCGGCGTGGTCCGGCCACGAGGCGTTCGGCGGTGGCATCAACGCCCACTTTGCAGAGGTTCTGAGCCGGAATCACCTTCGCGTCATCCACTGGGAACGCGGCAGCGGCCCGACTCTGGCGTGCGGCACCGGCGCCTGCGCCACCCTTGCCGCCGCAGTTCGACTCGGCCTCGCCGACCGCTCTGCCCGCGTCGATGTCCCCGGCGGACGGCTCGACATTCGATGGGACGAAGGCTCCGACCACCTCTTCATGTCCGGTCCCGCCGAGACGACCTTCCACGGCACCTGGGCCGGCTGAGGCGACACGAAAAAGCCCCGACGCTCGACGAGGAGCACCGGGGCTTCGGAGGGCAGATGCCCGAGGCAGATTTCGAGTCAGCGTGAGCGACGAGCGAGCAAGCTTCCAAGGCCGAGCAGCCCCGCCGCTGCGGCACCCGGCTCAGGGATCGGCGTGACGTCGATGGCGACGTCGTCGAACGAGGTGATCAGCGGGTTGCCAGCCGGCATGGAGGTCTGGACGCCGTAGAGGCCGGCACCGAGGCCGACGTCGACGGCATCGACCGTTCCCGAGAGCACCTGCAGCGTCGCGCCGGTCGGGTTGTCCGCGGCGTCGGGCGTGAAGGTCGCCGTGAGGTTGAGGTCGCCATTGCCATCGACCACGCCGACGAGGCTTAGATCGAAAGCGACCGCGTCTTCGGTGCCTGCGCCGAAGGAGCCCGTCACCAAGCCGTTGGCACCGAAGTCGAACGAGTCGAGGACAGTCTCGCCGTCCAGCAGCTCGAGGACGAAGGTGGCGTTGAAGTTGAGCGCCGTCGCCCGGATTCGTGCGTGGTAGCCGAGGTCGAGATCGGCGTTGAAGCTGGTCTGATCGCTCGCAGCAGCGAACACGCCGATCTGCCCACCAGACGATCGGATTCGCTCCGGAGAGACGGACGCGCTGACGCTGAAGCCGCTGAATGCGGTCGCGTCGGCGATCTGTCCGCGGGCTCGCTCGCCGGCAGGGTTGCCCGGGATCGAGTTCAAACCAGCCGGAAGCTCGACCTGCAGCGCATCGTCGCCGACGCCCTGGTTGACGATCGAGAACAGCGCCTCGCTGTTCTGCGACACAAGGCCGAGCGCCTGCGAGCCAGTCGTCTCACCGTCGAAGTCTTCGGTGATCGGAGCAGCACCAGCAGATGCGACAAGACCGGTGCCGATCACGGCGGCGGCAAGAAGGGTTGGGGTTGAAGTCATTGTTCTCCTCCAGAGAGTGAAGTGGTTGCGGGGTTCAGCAGACGTGTGGCGTGGCGGCCGACCGGAGCACTTGGGTCGGTCGGTTACTTGGGGTAGACGAGAAACTGCGACAGCGTCGCCGATGCGTCGGCTTGCGAGAGCGCGTGCCCGTCGACGTAGAGGTAGTTGGTCCGGTCGTTGTCACCGTGGCGGGATCGCGGCTTGCCCCACGGATCGATGAAGGTCGACGCCGCCGGGCCCTTACCAGCTTGGACCGGCGTGTCCATCGTCTCGGGCTCGTTGGTTTCCCACCAGGATCGGTTCAGGCTGCGGTTCCAGTTGGTGTAGTTCCGCTCCGTCCCGGAGGCATCGGTCCAGGAGATGAAGGTGCTGTCGAACGCAGAGCCGCCTGCGCGATTCCGGGTC is drawn from Planctomycetota bacterium and contains these coding sequences:
- a CDS encoding penicillin-binding transpeptidase domain-containing protein; amino-acid sequence: MFERRARGVLALLILACCGLLARAAQVQLVESESWQAAAEAALTRTSLTEAARGRLLDRHGQVIAHDVPCNDAAMAYWFVQDPPDPNRLWLVARDLARQTPGYRAATTAEQVRRVEAAMPEAQQRIDALWHQLATIGEVTGNEMSLRRRTILERVEARRRDVVLRRYQRAMAEHEQQDASPWWRKFLLGNEDAPPELAEFEEPIADEEQAHVVLRDISNEQYNQLVKLRADLLPTLSESLRLTAGSTRVYPSGTTAAHVVGRIGEVDANDIERDPELDDELRRFLPGDLTGKGGLEALAERQLRGTRGRIERDLAAGGRDIEAEPVAGVDVTTTLDLDLCDDVREAFNHVDFRWPAEYPGEPTEHRIEVGPMYGSAVVIDVESGGVLAMVSAPDYDANEYVELSQDLWADEMNRPLLNRATLFATTPGSTVKPLVGLGAISDGLIDPSDTICCDGHLHIHIDGKLTTFTQSFRCWTAKMFPNSVQGHQMPPQDPHPTPGLNPFDPNPGDLTFADAIQRSCNIFFETLGHQGGHEQLSSWLGQFGLGEPTGIGLPEKRGLTPFLVEGATAAEQMRSAIFGSMGQGAVEATPMQMADVAATLARDGKRLRPRLVDDGTRDVVDLGLDRVALDQMHRGMEAVVNTRGGSGYRINERLPVTIAGKTGSAQAFRLTLAERDLDGQPVRDDNGRIRYRRMDDLSTRGKPNPAAPWYRRSNHPSEERVEVTHAWFIGYAPADDPKVAFAVFVEYGGSGGYSAGSVAAQIVQALTNRGYLQAKRTPDPDRPGYFVVTH
- a CDS encoding helix-hairpin-helix domain-containing protein, with the translated sequence MDRVEPFPESEGSPPGTGQDPAEWPARKRWFWSTQQFRAVAAVSAVLLALYVVQRLARPTLLADPPPPVGELAPDLLDRLDPNVATLGELSALPDIGPAKAEAIVAFRESTDRVPAFRSTGDLQDVRGIGPAIVAKLRPHLFFPDKAAVSGGQTTRPAGEP
- a CDS encoding GspE/PulE family protein, with the translated sequence MTTTPGTPGVASEIPQTDVAILSAEEAVDRLVARAAAMGSSDLFFCAYDNRVVVEVRHLGVVRQIASMSRDQGKRAVAYVKNNARMTGGDARQPDEGRWIWTPSHKANDEMGSVDLRVSVIPTLYGEDAAMRLFNRDANLYKLDNLGMFEKQLSKYRRMIGNPGGLVLITGPTGSGKTATLYATLMSLNDGSRKINTIEDPVEYSVEGLRQTQVNHDIGLGFAELLRAVLRQNPDVIMVGEVRDAETAMTAVRAANSGILVFATLHAQSTAGAVQSMRAYGIPDHFLAGGLRGVVAQRLVRTLDPETRREMDLGTDAFEDIRDMLQPGEGEKLYAPVPAESNHMSGYRGRTGVFEIMEITPSIRTLIANNARATEVRQQAIKDGMLEFRKAALLQVARGQTSTEEVFRTIPGEELLIEE
- a CDS encoding STAS domain-containing protein; translation: MSIERDGIVKIATSGNITSADIDPAGDNPLSGVIGQNWSGSRILLDMGDTQYIDSSAVGWLIGSHKKVADGGGTFVVYEVQPAVRQVLDLLKVGRVVPIVDDEAAAKEVAAANGG
- a CDS encoding NUDIX hydrolase, with the translated sequence MSDTMQKTETQTVYRGNRIDIERHTFVDASGREVTKEIGRHVGACCVLAMPDPDHVVLIRNRRAALDDVLWELPAGTLEPPEPPIETAKRELVEEAGFVAGHIEPLLTFWTAPGLWDEKMHAFLATDLTPAEQALEAGEEIEPHVLPYADALDLIRTGDLVDGKSMTTLLWYDRFRRQK
- the dapF gene encoding diaminopimelate epimerase; amino-acid sequence: MPDVSAGFRFVKMHGAGNDYVYVDASAETLPSDLPALARRVSNRHFGIGGDGLIVVHPPTQAGSADVRMQMFNIDGSEGSMCGNGIRCVAKFAVDEGLVQADATRLRVDTASGIKEIELIREAGEVVGATVDMGRPGFGVEAVGADPTKLAVDETHVTPVGLARQAVLVSTGNPHAVVFVGDLEDVDVPSEGPAWSGHEAFGGGINAHFAEVLSRNHLRVIHWERGSGPTLACGTGACATLAAAVRLGLADRSARVDVPGGRLDIRWDEGSDHLFMSGPAETTFHGTWAG